GTTTTTTTTCTGAATTCTTATAAGCGACTGGTTTTTAGCTTTATCTTTATTGAAAAAAAGCATGATAGTTAACCTTTCTAATGTGATTGAATCTATTGATTTAACTAAAATTGAAAATGGTGTTTTCCCTAACTTATATAAAGTTGATGAGAAAATAGTAAGTGATTTTACAAAATTGTTTCGTCAACAAGGTTGGATGATTGGGTTTAATTGGAGTTCTTGGGATGAAGGAAGAAGCATCCTAAGAAATAAAGAATTTGATTATTCTACAATAG
The nucleotide sequence above comes from Polaribacter butkevichii. Encoded proteins:
- a CDS encoding DUF6508 domain-containing protein, with the translated sequence MIVNLSNVIESIDLTKIENGVFPNLYKVDEKIVSDFTKLFRQQGWMIGFNWSSWDEGRSILRNKEFDYSTIDLETKRKLLTAIFRNDRFCNGALESSLNSGVIINILKSI